The DNA segment TATTGATCCTAAATCATTTGATAAATACATACGCCCTAATAATAATCTAAATCGTTTTATGATTGGCAGACATGAAAGATATACTGTAGAATCTTTAAAACAATTTATTGATTCAAATTCTATTTAATTTATTGATAGTTGATAATATGCTAGATTCGTAATACAATGAATTTGTATTCAACTAGCATCTATCAACTATAGTATGAAAGGAATTGATAGTATGGCTAGTATTATTAAAAGAGGAAAATCTTATAGAGCACAAGTTTCATTATATAAAAATGGAAAACACAAAAAACTTACAAAGTCTTTTCCAACTAAAAAAGAAGCAGAACTTTGGGCATTGGAAATGGAATTAGAAAAAGGAAATGGAAAACAACTTGCTCATGGAAATACAACATTTGCAGATTACTTTGAAGATTGGATATACCTTGTAAAGATTAATGATGTGAAAGAAACAACTTTTCAGTTTTATATAAGGACTTCTAACTTAGTAA comes from the Senegalia massiliensis genome and includes:
- a CDS encoding helix-turn-helix domain-containing protein, which translates into the protein MIADMPKKDYPYLLTKKQASQFLGIDPKSFDKYIRPNNNLNRFMIGRHERYTVESLKQFIDSNSI